The Pyrenophora tritici-repentis strain M4 chromosome 10, whole genome shotgun sequence genome contains a region encoding:
- a CDS encoding UbiE, Methylase involved in ubiquinone-menaquinone biosynthesis, which yields MSGPYLHGHHASVLRSHSWRTVENSCPHLLPYLSNPSLKILDVGCGPGTISVDLATRVPQGFVYAIDPSAEVIEKARKHAEEKGVTNVRFEVGDIFEWNKLVGLEEAGFDVVHAHQVLQHLQDPLGAMKAMKRLAKPGGLLAIRDCNYSAMDWYPEHPVMQKWKDLYMKIALGLKAHPNIGKRLHAVAMEAGFPRNDIEASVAAWTFSTPEEREFWCGLWAERTVKSDYRQRALDSGYATKQDLEEIATTWREMEKKEDGWFAVINGQIICHVK from the coding sequence ATGTCTGGACCGTACCTTCACGGTCACCATGCATCGGTCCTCCGATCACACAGCTGGCGCACCGTCGAGAACTCCTGTCCTCACCTACTACCCTACCTCAGCAACCCTTCGCTAAAGATTCTCGACGTCGGCTGTGGTCCTGGTACCATAAGCGTTGATCTCGCCACACGCGTTCCACAGGGCTTCGTCTACGCTATCGATCCCTCCGCCGAAGTCATCGAGAAGGCACGAAAACACGCAGAGGAGAAGGGCGTCACCAACGTCCGGTTTGAAGTCGGCGATATATTTGAGTGGAACAAGCTTGTGGGATTAGAAGAGGCAGGCTTCGATGTTGTGCATGCGCATCAAGTACTGCAGCATCTACAAGACCCACTAGGCGCGATGAAGGCGATGAAGCGTCTAGCCAAACCTGGCGGTCTTCTTGCGATACGAGATTGCAACTACAGTGCAATGGACTGGTATCCGGAGCATCCGGTCATGCAGAAGTGGAAGGATCTATACATGAAGATCGCGCTCGGTCTGAAGGCACACCCGAATATTGGAAAGCGACTGCATGCGGTAGCTATGGAGGCAGGCTTCCCAAGGAACGACATAGAGGCTAGTGTGGCAGCGTGGACGTTTAGTACGCCAGAAGAGAGAGAATTCTGGTGTGGGCTCTGGGCCGAGAGGACAGTCAAGAGCGATTACAGGCAAAGAGCGTTGGACAGCGGATACGCGACGAAACAGGATTTGGAAGAGATCGCTACGACTTGGAGAGAGatggagaagaaggaagatGGCTGGTTCGCTGTTATCAACGGGCAAATCATCTGCCATGTGAAGTAG
- a CDS encoding MARVEL multi-domain protein: MAIANPLLSFVVRGLQAVFGIVVLGISVSLVRGHHWGSLPATLGFSAFVGGITILGAALGVAGIFLGFLDGTIAIVVDAVIALINLACGVLLAIKVSGADCDMNTAKDADMVIHNNIFNGGCRKDGLCWCWNTSGLDTMKSRCISTKADCAFMFLTVVVIAVAAMLVFLRTRK; the protein is encoded by the exons ATGGCAATTGCAAACCCACTCCTCAGCTTCGTCGTTCGCGGCTTACAGGCTGTCTTTGGCATTGTCGTACTCGGTATCTCTGTATCACTTGTACGAGGTCATCACTGGGGCAGTCTCCCTGCCACTCTGGGATTCTCAGCTTTTGTAGGCGGCATCACAATTCTTGGTGCTGCGCTTGGAGTAGCGGGCATCTTCCTTGGCTTCTTGGATGGCACGATTGCTATCGTCGTTGATGCAGTCATTGCCCTCATCAACCTAGCCTGTGGAGTT TTACTTGCTATCAAGGTCTCTGGCGCCGACTGTGACATGAATACAGCAAAGGACGCAGACATGGTTATACATAACAACATCTTCAATGGCGGCTGTCGCAAGGATGGTCTTTGTTGGTGCTGGAATACAAGTGGCTTGGATACAATGAAATCGAGGTGCATATCGACCAAAGCGGACTGCGCATTTATGTTTCTTACAGTCGTCGTCATTGCCGTAGCGGCAATGCTGGTCTTTCTGCGTACGAGGAAGTGA
- a CDS encoding Methyltransf-25 multi-domain protein: MAAVSNDLARQHSQRESSERPSWFNPDPTIDVISPDFRRLLQSYSGIPADELLDHVVKIREEAWAIHPFPCIGRFLFLQNNFKGLEDEYNEVIQRLCQGQKLLDMACCVGQTIRYLVNGGAPSEQIYGCDLHPEYIEVGYKLFRDRDTLKTKFLTADVFDSNSVLTELKGQMDMVFAGDFFHLWGYVKQVEVCKRVAALLRPQSGSMILGRQIGAPQASETQGPAGVGIMFMHNVESFNKMWKDIGDEMGVSFIVKTWFGLLPTGKLVLKKDDACRLSFAVRID; encoded by the coding sequence ATGGCAGCCGTTAGTAACGACCTTGCTCGTCAACATTCCCAGAGAGAGTCTTCTGAAAGACCAAGTTGGTTCAACCCAGATCCAACGATAGACGTCATCTCCCCTGATTTTCGGCGGCTTCTCCAATCGTACAGCGGTATTCCGGCGGATGAGCTGCTCGATCATGTTGTCAAAATCCGCGAAGAGGCCTGGGCTATACATCCGTTTCCGTGCATCGGCCGATTCCTTTTCTTGCAAAACAACTTCAAGGGTCTTGAAGACGAATACAACGAGGTGATTCAACGCCTCTGCCAAGGCCAGAAGCTACTGGATATGGCCTGTTGTGTTGGACAGACTATTCGTTACTTAGTAAATGGCGGGGCACCATCAGAACAGATCTACGGCTGCGACCTTCATCCAGAATATATCGAGGTTGGATACAAACTCTTCAGAGATCGCGATACGCTCAAGACCAAGTTCCTTACGGCAGATGTCTTCGATTCAAATTCGGTGTTGACAGAGCTCAAGGGTCAAATGGACATGGTATTTGCTGGCGACTTCTTCCATCTGTGGGGCTACGTAAAACAGGTCGAGGTTTGCAAACGTGTTGCTGCCCTATTGCGCCCTCAGTCCGGTTCGATGATTCTGGGCCGTCAAATCGGAGCTCCGCAAGCCTCTGAGACACAAGGCCCTGCTGGTGTTGGCATTATGTTCATGCACAATGTAGAGAGCTTCAACAAGATGTGGAAGGATATCGGCGACGAAATGGGTGTCAGTTTCATAGTCAAAACATGGTTTGGACTACTTCCCACTGGCAAACTGGTCCTGAAGAAAGATGATGCCTGTCGTCTCTCGTTCGCCGTTCGCATTGATTAG
- a CDS encoding Glyco-transf-34 domain containing protein, whose amino-acid sequence MQATQKRYIAFIAALVVPSFLLFQFHDTIPLSIAQHRDDAPAVATVPIRTNNDVHQPGYFKYQPEWNWEAPADESWRGNARKLQNDEIVVLTASDGLGHNSAVPNILERVLGDREKYCAKHGYTNLWLNTSRYDIGEAHRTWSKIPAVAEAFYLLPKAKWVWLVDTDIIIMSPSTSLASDILSPSAIKHGIMRDTPILDGMLDENPTHINTPREYRVQDIDILATQDHQSVNSGSIFFRRSTFTRMLLEMMTDHTMLMGQERLGAEQDALKHLMLEHELVRKHVGIYPQRKFNAYVQGGPNMGYRDGDLAVHLAGCWVTNSCKDWFEEFWGKRGHTDVWKPDEAR is encoded by the exons ATGCAGGCGACACAAAAAAG ATACATAGCATTCATTGCCGCCCTTGTCGTCCCATCTTTTCTATTATTCCAATTCCACGACACAATACCACTATCCATTGCCCAACACCGAGATGATGCACCGGCCGTAGCGACAGTACCGATAAGAACGAACAACGACGTACATCAGCCGGGCTATTTCAAATACCAACCAGAATGGAATTGGGAGGCTCCGGCGGATGAAAGCTGGAGAGGGAATGCGCGGAAGCTGCAGAACGATGAGATAGTCGTCCTGACCGCTAGCGACGGCTTAGGACATAATAGCGCAGTTCCAAACATATTGGAGAGAGTGCTAGGCGACAGGGAAAAGTACTGTGCGAAGCATGGGTACACCAATCTTTGGTTGAACACCAGTAGATATGATATTGGGGAGGCACACAGA ACATGGTCCAAGATTCCTGCAGTCGCCGAAGCCTTCTACCTACTGCCAAAGGCAAAATGGGTCTGGCTGGTCGACACCGATATCATAATCATGTCACCTTCCACGTCGCTCGCCTCCGACATTCTTAGCCCCTCTGCTATCAAGCACGGAATAATGCGCGATACCCCCATCCTTGACGGCATGCTCGACGAGAACCCCACGCACATTAACACGCCGCGCGAGTACCGCGTCCAAGACATAGATATCCTCGCGACCCAAGACCACCAGTCTGTAAACAGCGGATCCATCTTCTTTCGCCGCTCCACCTTCACCCGTATGCTACTGGAGATGATGACGGACCACACAATGTTGATGGGACAAGAGCGTCTAGGAGCTGAACAAGATGCGCTCAAACACCTGATGTTGGAGCATGAGCTGGTCAGAAAGCATGTGGGCATATATCCACAGCGCAAGTTCAATGCTTATGTCCAAGGTGGACCGAATATGGGCTACCGGGATGGCGACCTGGCTGTGCATCTCGCGGGCTGCTGGGTCACCAACAGTTGCAAGGATTGGTTTGAAGAATTTTGGGGCAAGAGGGGACACACGGATGTGTGGAAACCCGATGAGGCCAGGTGA